One genomic segment of Scyliorhinus canicula chromosome 10, sScyCan1.1, whole genome shotgun sequence includes these proteins:
- the LOC119972155 gene encoding eyes absent homolog 4-like: MMVYHAPVKNKATVTVQAQMKDNSKAMTVHPHCLHHQMKTLTIYPTQVNNKKLLRLYPLHTPDGEHRHTTTDSGDTNQTLDGEHQQTSTDTGETDQPPDGEQPNADSDSRKPDFTPDRECCNLSDGTLRITSSGHSPRGMHKYSPQLYPSKPYPHIFSTPAVQPMTAYAGQTQYSGMQQPTVYAAYSQTGQYYGLPTNGIKTKGGLPQAQSALQTGYLSYSLGFAAPQPGQTAYSYQMQGSRFTPSHGIYAGSNFVSNSTGFNSSHQDYPSYTAFGQNQYVQYFPTSTYGTYMTSNDTVDGTSSTSPTYQLQDAIHHHKHRKKRDSKSDSEVI; encoded by the exons ATGATGGTCTATCATGCTCCAGTGAAGAACAAAGCGACTGTGACAGTCCAAGCCCAAATGAAGGACAACAGCAAGgcaatgacagtccacccacattgtttgcacCACCAGATGAAGACTCTGACAATTTACCCaacccaagtgaacaacaagaagctactgaggctctacccactgcat actccggacggggagcaccgACACACcacaactgactcaggtgacacaaacCAGACTctagacggggagcatcaacaaaccagcactgacacaggtgaaacagaccagccTCCAGATGGCGAGCAACCAAACGCTGACTCTGATTCACGTAAGCCGGACtttactccagacagggagtgctgtaacctcagtgacggcacgctcaggaTAACAAGCAGTGGCCACAGTCCAAGAGGAATGCACAAATATTCACCACAGCTATATCCTTCCAAGCCATACCCACACATTTTTTCCACGCCTGCAGTGCAGCCAATGACAGCTTATGCTGGACAAACCCAGTATTCaggaatgcagcagccaacagTGTATGCAGCATATTCTCAAACAGGCCAGTACTACGGATTGCCCACTAATGGAATCAAGACCAAAGGAGGACTACCGCAAGCACAATCTGCACTACAGACTGGATACCTTAGTTACAGCCTAGGATTTGCTGCACCCCAGCCTGGCCAAACGGCATATTCCTATCAGATGCAAGGTTCGCGTTTCACACCATCACACGGTATTTATGCGGGCAgcaattttgtttccaattcgACAGGCTTCAACAGTTCTCATCAGGATTACCCTTCCTACACAGCATTTGGCCAAAACCAGTATGTACAGTATTTTCCAACTTCAACATATGGCACATACATGACCTCGAATGATACTGTTGATGGTACCTCTTCAACGTCACCAACTTATCAGCTACAAGATGCCATCCACCATCACAAACATCGAAAAAAAagggactccaaatcagacagcgaagtgatttga